A region from the Ichthyobacterium seriolicida genome encodes:
- a CDS encoding 3-oxoacyl-ACP synthase III family protein has product MPNINAIISGTGHYLPEVVIKNNYFINSSFHMSDGTPIETPVDKTVKKLEDITGIKERRYIKDDQVNSDIAAIAGNRALEDAGINPEDLEYIIVAHNFGDIQKEVGYSDLMPSVSSRVKNKMGIKNPLCIPYDMIFGCPGWVQGVIMANQFIKAKQAKNILVIGSDTMSRLLDPHDRDSMIFSDGAGAVVISAQESNTERGIITHNVICNQREELNYLYEGASFNKDFSKQKLMIHMMGRKIYEYALTNIPIAVKSMLDSVDMHIDDISKMLIHQANAKMDSSILKILMNLYGKTTIPEYFMPMIIEKTGNSSVATVPTMLDMILKGSMPNHEIKEGDNIIFTSVGAGMFINSILYKM; this is encoded by the coding sequence ATGCCAAACATTAATGCCATTATAAGTGGAACAGGACACTATCTGCCAGAAGTAGTTATAAAAAATAATTATTTTATCAATTCTTCTTTTCATATGAGTGATGGAACTCCAATAGAGACACCTGTAGATAAAACAGTAAAAAAACTAGAAGATATTACTGGGATAAAAGAGCGCAGATATATAAAGGATGATCAAGTAAATTCAGATATAGCTGCCATAGCTGGAAATAGAGCTTTGGAAGATGCTGGCATAAACCCCGAAGATTTAGAATACATAATAGTGGCACATAATTTCGGAGATATACAAAAAGAAGTTGGCTATTCTGATCTGATGCCTTCTGTATCTAGTAGAGTTAAGAATAAAATGGGGATCAAAAATCCTCTTTGTATCCCTTATGATATGATTTTTGGATGTCCAGGTTGGGTGCAAGGTGTTATAATGGCTAACCAATTTATAAAGGCCAAACAAGCTAAAAACATCTTAGTCATAGGCTCTGATACAATGTCTAGATTATTAGATCCACATGATAGAGATTCTATGATTTTTTCCGATGGAGCTGGAGCAGTAGTAATATCTGCCCAAGAGAGTAATACAGAGAGAGGAATCATAACACATAATGTAATCTGTAACCAGAGAGAAGAGCTAAACTACCTGTATGAAGGGGCGTCTTTCAATAAGGATTTCTCAAAACAAAAATTGATGATTCATATGATGGGAAGGAAGATTTATGAATACGCTTTAACTAATATCCCAATAGCCGTAAAAAGCATGTTAGACAGTGTAGATATGCACATAGATGATATCTCTAAAATGCTTATTCATCAGGCCAACGCTAAAATGGATAGCTCTATACTAAAGATATTGATGAATCTGTACGGCAAAACGACTATCCCAGAATATTTTATGCCTATGATAATAGAAAAGACAGGGAATTCATCGGTGGCTACTGTGCCAACTATGTTGGATATGATTTTAAAAGGATCGATGCCTAATCATGAGATAAAGGAAGGAGACAATATAATATTCACTTCTGTAGGAGCGGGCATGTTTATCAATTCTATACTTTACAAGATGTAA
- a CDS encoding glycosyltransferase family 117 protein has translation MINNISGCVVFFISLSVYLLTMEPSVSFWDCGEYIATGSKLEIGHPPGSSLYQIIAAFFSIFSFGDPTKIALMVNSLSAISSAFTILFLFWTITSLTKIAIGKEDLSDSDIIKIIGSGLVGSLAFTFTDTFWFSAVESGVYAMGMMFISMIFWLSLKWYLDDSQRSDKWIVLISYIIGLSVGVHMLVMLSIPAVVFVFLSKRDKGITDSIKKFILANLLVVFALATVFRVIFPSILKFFHWAEIFFTNSLGMPFNSGTIIAAVVIISILAFGVVYSERKEKFKLNTFFISLTFMILGFSSWLMLPIRSNAEPPINESPPNNAVELLSYYNRDQYGELNILYGPMYTAYEGGIKLDKETPYQDGFVYYQRDYKTNKYVIVEDGKDAKPVIDKKHMGFFPRMGNRSPGSIQNYKSIVPSLMKNKGDKPTFFQNVEYFLKYQVSYMYLRYFMWNFAGRQNDLQGNMDLINGDWISGISFIDEMRLGPQDNLPDSLKNNKSRNTYYFLPLMLGLLGLFYHFKSDRNRAYSVMLLFVFTGIAITVYTNNKAFEPRERDYALVGSFYTFCIWIGFGVFFLIDRAREYLNKKITSILTIVICLLAVPGILAKENWDDHDRSNRYITRDVAKNYLDSCAENAILFSLGDNDTYPLWYMQEVEGYRTDVKCVNLSLLNTDWHIDQAKRDTYEGKGIPSRIPKERYVKNKRNIIYFYDKYGIIDSLRWPLSNFMEWITSDSKETKLRSGNTQEYFSPVRKIRIPVEKENVLKHGIVSKEEAHLILDKIDINIPKKSSGIEKKDMIIFDILNELKWTRPIYFTITSGYRDEDFTYLSDYLQLEGLTYKLVPIKTDREKINFGSFGRINTDILYKNLMNFGWGNGEDPNTYLDEVSTRIISLTTRSVFLRLATALVEEGKNEKAKLVLDRCMDKAPISIYGNNIFTLGMAELYYQIDDRETGDLIMRSYADNLVQNLNYYISFDRNMFRMIFEDVRKNLTYFKTFLESIQDYNTEMHSEYDNVFKDIYDRIISKA, from the coding sequence TTGATTAATAACATATCGGGTTGTGTTGTATTTTTTATATCACTATCGGTTTATTTGTTGACCATGGAGCCCTCCGTTAGTTTTTGGGATTGTGGAGAATATATAGCCACTGGTTCAAAATTAGAGATAGGGCATCCTCCAGGCTCATCGTTGTATCAGATTATAGCTGCATTTTTTTCTATATTTTCATTTGGAGACCCAACAAAAATAGCCTTGATGGTCAACTCCCTATCTGCTATATCCAGTGCATTTACAATTCTTTTTCTTTTTTGGACGATCACCTCTTTAACTAAAATAGCTATAGGGAAAGAAGATCTATCCGATAGTGATATAATCAAAATAATAGGTTCTGGACTAGTTGGTTCTCTAGCTTTCACTTTTACCGACACTTTTTGGTTTTCTGCTGTGGAGTCTGGAGTGTACGCCATGGGGATGATGTTCATATCTATGATTTTTTGGCTATCGCTCAAATGGTATTTGGATGACAGCCAAAGATCTGACAAGTGGATAGTATTAATATCCTATATCATAGGTCTTTCTGTAGGTGTCCATATGCTTGTAATGCTTTCTATACCAGCCGTGGTATTCGTATTCTTATCTAAGAGAGATAAAGGTATAACCGACAGTATCAAAAAGTTTATTTTAGCTAATCTATTAGTGGTTTTTGCATTAGCTACTGTCTTTAGAGTTATATTTCCTTCCATCTTAAAATTTTTTCATTGGGCAGAGATATTTTTCACAAATTCCCTAGGGATGCCTTTCAATTCTGGAACGATAATAGCCGCAGTAGTTATAATTTCAATATTAGCCTTTGGAGTAGTCTATTCTGAGAGAAAAGAGAAGTTTAAATTAAATACATTTTTTATCTCTCTTACATTTATGATATTGGGATTTTCATCGTGGTTGATGTTACCTATAAGGTCTAATGCAGAACCTCCTATAAATGAGTCTCCACCTAACAACGCTGTAGAGCTTTTGTCTTATTACAACAGAGATCAGTACGGAGAATTGAATATTTTGTACGGCCCTATGTATACGGCTTATGAAGGAGGTATAAAATTAGATAAGGAGACCCCTTATCAAGATGGCTTTGTCTATTATCAACGAGATTATAAAACAAATAAATACGTAATAGTAGAAGATGGAAAAGATGCTAAACCCGTTATAGATAAAAAGCATATGGGATTCTTTCCTAGGATGGGAAATCGCTCTCCTGGCAGTATACAAAATTACAAATCCATAGTACCTAGCTTGATGAAAAACAAGGGGGATAAGCCTACTTTTTTTCAGAATGTAGAGTACTTCTTAAAGTATCAAGTTAGTTATATGTACTTGCGTTATTTCATGTGGAATTTTGCAGGCAGACAGAATGATCTTCAAGGTAATATGGATCTTATAAATGGAGATTGGATTAGTGGTATTTCATTTATAGATGAGATGCGCTTAGGTCCTCAAGATAATTTGCCTGATTCTTTGAAAAACAATAAATCTAGAAATACTTATTATTTCTTACCTCTTATGTTGGGATTACTAGGTTTATTTTATCACTTTAAAAGTGATAGAAACAGAGCTTACAGTGTTATGTTATTATTTGTATTCACTGGAATAGCTATAACGGTTTACACCAATAATAAAGCTTTTGAACCACGGGAGAGAGATTACGCTCTAGTTGGTTCTTTTTATACCTTTTGTATTTGGATAGGCTTTGGAGTATTCTTCTTGATAGATAGGGCTAGAGAGTATTTAAATAAAAAAATCACTTCTATTCTAACTATTGTTATTTGTCTATTAGCTGTCCCTGGAATATTGGCTAAGGAAAACTGGGATGATCACGATAGGTCTAATAGGTACATAACCAGAGATGTAGCTAAAAATTATTTGGATTCCTGTGCAGAAAATGCCATTTTGTTTTCACTGGGAGATAACGACACCTATCCCCTTTGGTATATGCAAGAGGTAGAGGGTTATAGAACGGATGTAAAATGTGTTAATTTGAGTTTGTTAAATACTGATTGGCATATAGATCAAGCAAAAAGAGATACCTATGAAGGGAAGGGTATTCCATCTAGAATACCTAAGGAGAGGTATGTCAAAAACAAGAGAAACATAATATACTTCTACGACAAATACGGAATTATCGATTCTTTGAGGTGGCCATTGTCAAATTTTATGGAGTGGATCACGAGTGATTCTAAGGAGACTAAGTTGAGATCTGGAAATACCCAAGAGTACTTTTCCCCTGTCAGAAAGATAAGAATACCCGTTGAAAAAGAAAATGTTTTAAAACACGGAATTGTATCAAAAGAGGAGGCCCACCTCATATTAGATAAGATAGACATAAATATTCCAAAAAAGAGTAGTGGCATAGAAAAAAAGGACATGATAATTTTCGATATTTTAAATGAATTGAAATGGACACGTCCTATATATTTCACTATTACTTCAGGATATAGAGATGAAGATTTTACGTATTTGTCTGATTATCTTCAGTTGGAGGGATTGACCTATAAGTTAGTTCCCATAAAAACAGATAGGGAGAAGATAAATTTTGGTTCATTCGGTAGAATTAATACCGATATATTGTATAAAAACCTCATGAATTTTGGATGGGGAAATGGAGAGGATCCAAATACCTATTTAGACGAAGTCAGCACTAGGATAATATCATTGACGACTAGATCTGTTTTCTTGAGACTAGCTACAGCTTTGGTCGAAGAAGGCAAAAATGAAAAGGCTAAACTAGTTTTAGACAGATGTATGGATAAGGCTCCTATAAGTATATATGGCAATAATATATTCACATTGGGTATGGCAGAGTTGTACTATCAAATAGATGATAGAGAAACTGGAGATTTAATAATGAGGAGCTATGCCGATAATCTAGTTCAAAATCTAAATTATTACATAAGTTTTGATCGTAATATGTTTAGAATGATTTTTGAAGATGTTCGTAAGAATTTGACCTATTTCAAAACCTTTTTGGAGAGTATACAAGATTACAATACAGAGATGCATTCTGAGTACGACAATGTTTTTAAAGATATATACGATAGGATAATATCTAAGGCCTAG
- the dtd gene encoding D-aminoacyl-tRNA deacylase, with translation MRTLIQRVSKASVSIGGNTKSEINKGLVVLVGVEDSDTKDDIVWLCNKITNLRIFDDKSGLMNCSLKDVNGEILVVSQFTLYGNVKKGNRPSFIRASKPDFSIPMYEDFVKTLKTISGIEVQTGEFGADMDVHILNTGPVTIWIDSRNRE, from the coding sequence ATGAGAACTTTAATACAGAGAGTATCCAAAGCCAGTGTGAGTATTGGCGGAAACACAAAATCTGAAATAAATAAAGGATTGGTCGTTTTAGTGGGTGTGGAAGACTCCGATACCAAAGATGATATAGTTTGGCTCTGTAATAAGATTACTAACCTCAGAATATTCGATGACAAATCGGGTCTTATGAATTGTTCTTTAAAAGATGTAAATGGGGAGATATTAGTGGTGAGTCAATTTACCTTATATGGTAACGTTAAAAAAGGGAATAGGCCTTCTTTTATAAGGGCTTCTAAACCTGACTTTTCTATTCCCATGTATGAAGATTTTGTAAAGACACTTAAAACTATATCTGGAATAGAAGTCCAGACTGGTGAATTTGGAGCAGATATGGATGTTCATATATTAAATACTGGTCCAGTTACAATATGGATAGATTCTAGAAACAGAGAATAA
- a CDS encoding nucleotide pyrophosphohydrolase produces the protein MSIKQSQEEVDKWIKQHGVRYFNELTNMAQLTEEVGEVARIISRRYGEQSEKESDKGKDLGEELADVLFVLLCIANQTGVDLQESFDKMLDFKGKRDHHRHKNNHKIR, from the coding sequence ATGAGTATTAAACAGTCCCAAGAGGAAGTAGATAAGTGGATAAAGCAACATGGCGTTCGTTATTTTAACGAATTGACAAATATGGCTCAACTTACTGAAGAGGTAGGTGAGGTGGCTAGAATAATATCTAGAAGGTATGGAGAACAATCTGAAAAAGAAAGCGATAAAGGCAAAGATCTAGGCGAGGAACTAGCAGATGTGCTTTTCGTACTGTTGTGTATAGCTAATCAAACTGGAGTGGATTTACAAGAGTCCTTTGATAAGATGCTAGACTTTAAAGGTAAAAGGGATCACCATAGGCATAAGAATAATCATAAGATAAGATAG
- the gdhA gene encoding NADP-specific glutamate dehydrogenase: MECEIKKFMDYVSARNKYEDEFLQAVHEVASVVIPYIKDKPKYRDRKILERMVEPERVIIFRVPWADDNGEVQINRGYRVQMNSAIGPYKGGLRFHPTVNLSILKFLGFEQVFKNSLTTLPMGGGKGGSDFDPKGKSDLEVMRFCQSFMAELYRHIGSNNDVPAGDIGVGAREIGYLFGQYKKLRNEFTGVLTGKGIEWGGSLIRPEATGYGVVYFTENMLKRIDTSMVDKKVLISGSGNVAQYAAEKVIELGGKVLTMSDSSGYVYDSAGIDREKLDFIITLKNVKRGRIKEYADKYPGVSFNESKTPWTEKCDIALPCATQNELCQEDAESLVKNGVICVVEGANMPSTPEAVSFFTKSKVLYAPGKASNAGGVAVSGLEMSQNSLRYNWTRQEVDSRLKSIMKDIHNTCIEYGVDEKGFVDYVKGSNIAGFVKVADAMLAQGLV, from the coding sequence ATGGAATGTGAAATAAAAAAGTTTATGGATTACGTCTCTGCACGTAATAAATATGAAGATGAGTTTTTACAAGCTGTACACGAAGTTGCCAGTGTTGTAATACCTTATATAAAAGATAAGCCTAAATACAGGGATAGAAAAATTTTAGAGAGGATGGTCGAACCTGAGAGAGTGATTATTTTCAGAGTTCCTTGGGCAGATGACAATGGAGAAGTGCAAATAAATAGAGGCTATAGAGTTCAGATGAATTCTGCTATAGGCCCTTATAAGGGTGGCTTGCGTTTTCACCCTACAGTGAATTTAAGTATTCTCAAATTTCTTGGATTTGAACAAGTTTTCAAAAACAGCTTGACGACTCTTCCTATGGGAGGAGGAAAAGGAGGATCCGATTTTGATCCTAAAGGCAAATCAGATTTAGAGGTGATGAGGTTTTGTCAGAGTTTTATGGCAGAGTTATATAGACATATAGGGTCTAATAACGATGTTCCAGCTGGGGATATAGGTGTAGGGGCAAGAGAGATAGGTTATCTATTTGGTCAGTATAAAAAACTCAGGAATGAGTTCACTGGAGTGCTTACGGGTAAAGGCATAGAATGGGGAGGATCGTTAATACGTCCAGAGGCTACTGGTTATGGAGTAGTGTATTTTACAGAGAATATGCTAAAACGTATAGATACAAGTATGGTTGATAAAAAGGTTTTAATATCTGGTTCGGGCAATGTGGCTCAGTATGCAGCTGAGAAAGTTATAGAATTAGGAGGCAAGGTGTTGACAATGTCTGATTCTTCTGGGTATGTATACGATAGTGCTGGAATAGATAGGGAAAAATTAGACTTTATAATTACGTTGAAAAATGTAAAGAGAGGTAGGATAAAAGAATATGCCGATAAATATCCAGGTGTTTCATTTAACGAATCTAAAACACCTTGGACAGAGAAATGTGATATAGCTCTACCTTGTGCTACCCAAAATGAATTGTGCCAAGAAGATGCAGAGAGTTTAGTCAAAAACGGTGTAATATGTGTGGTAGAAGGAGCTAATATGCCATCCACACCTGAAGCGGTGAGTTTCTTTACAAAATCTAAAGTGCTGTATGCTCCAGGCAAGGCTTCTAATGCTGGCGGGGTTGCTGTCTCTGGATTAGAGATGTCTCAAAATTCATTGAGATATAATTGGACTAGACAAGAGGTAGATAGCAGGCTAAAGTCTATTATGAAAGATATTCACAATACTTGTATAGAGTACGGTGTAGATGAAAAGGGCTTTGTAGATTACGTTAAGGGATCTAATATAGCTGGTTTTGTAAAAGTAGCTGATGCCATGTTAGCACAAGGATTAGTCTAG
- a CDS encoding NAD(P)H-dependent glycerol-3-phosphate dehydrogenase: protein MNNTKKVAVIGGGSWATALVKILSGNLDQVGWYMRNNNAIEHILEYGTNPNYLSLAKLNVSKLDISSDINEIIENYKLIVFAVPSAFLKKELEKLNTSLKEKIIFSAIKGIIPEDRIIVGDFFQLKYSIDIKNIGVITGPCHAEEVALERLSYLTIASENQANAKVMAKYLSCDYIKTIISHDIFGTEYASVLKNIFSIAVGIANGLGYGDNFQAVLMSNAIREMDSFIKRVHPINRNINDSAYLGDLLVTGYSPFSRNRTFGNMIGKGDSVESAQKKMNMIVEGYYAVKSISVLNEKLKINMPITTAVYNILYKNESPKKQIEILTNKLN, encoded by the coding sequence ATGAATAACACAAAAAAAGTGGCTGTTATAGGAGGAGGAAGTTGGGCCACTGCTCTAGTAAAAATACTTTCGGGAAATTTGGACCAAGTAGGTTGGTATATGAGAAATAACAACGCCATAGAGCACATATTAGAATACGGCACCAACCCTAATTATTTAAGCTTAGCAAAGCTAAATGTGTCTAAATTAGACATCAGCTCAGATATAAATGAAATAATTGAAAATTATAAACTCATAGTTTTTGCTGTGCCATCGGCCTTTCTGAAAAAAGAGTTAGAAAAACTCAATACCTCTTTAAAAGAAAAAATAATATTCTCTGCCATAAAGGGAATAATTCCTGAAGATAGAATTATAGTGGGTGATTTTTTTCAATTAAAATACTCTATAGACATCAAAAATATAGGAGTTATAACTGGGCCTTGCCACGCGGAAGAAGTAGCTTTAGAAAGACTTTCTTATTTGACAATAGCTTCTGAGAACCAAGCCAATGCAAAAGTAATGGCTAAATATCTGTCTTGCGATTATATAAAGACTATAATTTCCCATGATATCTTTGGAACCGAGTATGCTTCGGTATTGAAGAATATATTTTCAATAGCAGTGGGGATAGCAAATGGACTGGGGTATGGAGATAATTTCCAAGCAGTTTTAATGTCTAATGCTATAAGGGAAATGGATTCTTTTATAAAAAGGGTTCACCCTATAAATAGGAATATAAACGACTCTGCATATTTAGGAGATCTGCTCGTTACAGGGTACTCTCCCTTTAGTAGGAATAGAACCTTTGGAAATATGATAGGAAAAGGGGACTCTGTAGAGTCCGCTCAGAAAAAGATGAATATGATAGTAGAAGGTTATTATGCAGTTAAGAGTATATCCGTGTTAAATGAAAAATTGAAGATAAATATGCCCATTACGACTGCTGTGTACAATATTTTGTACAAAAATGAATCTCCAAAAAAGCAAATAGAAATTTTAACGAATAAATTAAACTAA
- the hisS gene encoding histidine--tRNA ligase translates to MATKVNTPKGTKDILPDEMVNRNYVINIIKNQFKKFCFNQIETPSIENSSTLMGKYGEEGDKLIFKILNSGNYSKNIDKNLLDKQNKEDLNFLTNTISNKALRYDLTIPFARFVTQHQDKLHFPFKRYQIQPVWRAEKPQRGRLREFYQCDADIIGSKSLWQEVELIQLYDQVFNDLNLDVTIELNNRKILHGITEIIGEIDKITDITVALDKLDKIGAEKVKEEILSKGISKESVDKLSELIYIEGDNLEKVKTLKRILSTSEIGKEGIKELEFILDALANIKLKRAKIVFKITLARGLNYYTGSIFEVRSDYGDIGSIGGGGRYDNLTGVFGLKNISGVGISFGLERIYMILEQSKIFEKLDRNITQVLFLNLGELGALESMKYISILRENNINAEMFPDSQNIKKQISYANKRNIPFIAMIGDEELKSDFITVKNMSEAKQDRYTIDELLNIFSL, encoded by the coding sequence ATGGCTACTAAGGTTAATACCCCAAAAGGGACTAAAGATATTTTACCAGATGAAATGGTAAACAGAAATTATGTCATAAACATAATAAAAAATCAATTTAAAAAATTCTGTTTTAACCAGATAGAAACTCCATCTATAGAGAATTCTTCCACACTTATGGGAAAATACGGAGAAGAGGGAGATAAATTAATATTCAAAATTCTCAACTCTGGGAACTATTCAAAAAATATAGACAAAAATCTCCTAGATAAACAGAATAAAGAAGATTTAAATTTTCTCACAAATACAATATCAAACAAAGCACTTAGATACGATCTGACCATTCCTTTTGCGAGATTTGTAACACAACATCAAGATAAACTCCATTTTCCTTTCAAAAGATATCAAATACAACCTGTGTGGAGAGCCGAAAAACCCCAAAGGGGAAGACTCAGGGAGTTCTATCAATGTGATGCTGATATAATAGGGTCTAAATCTCTGTGGCAAGAGGTAGAATTAATACAGTTATACGACCAAGTTTTCAACGATTTAAATCTAGATGTCACAATAGAACTAAACAACAGAAAAATCCTACATGGAATAACAGAGATAATTGGAGAAATAGACAAGATAACAGATATCACTGTAGCTCTAGATAAATTAGATAAAATTGGAGCTGAAAAAGTAAAGGAAGAGATATTATCTAAAGGAATAAGTAAAGAATCTGTAGACAAACTATCTGAACTGATATATATAGAGGGAGATAATCTAGAAAAGGTAAAAACATTAAAAAGAATACTCTCGACTTCAGAAATAGGGAAAGAGGGAATAAAAGAGTTAGAATTTATACTAGATGCCCTTGCAAATATAAAACTGAAAAGAGCGAAAATAGTTTTTAAAATAACTCTAGCTAGAGGCCTTAACTACTACACTGGAAGCATTTTTGAGGTTCGTTCAGACTATGGTGATATAGGTTCCATTGGAGGAGGTGGAAGGTATGACAACCTAACTGGAGTATTTGGATTAAAAAATATATCAGGCGTAGGTATTTCATTCGGTTTGGAAAGGATATATATGATTTTAGAACAATCTAAAATATTTGAAAAACTAGATAGAAATATCACTCAGGTACTATTTCTAAATCTTGGAGAATTAGGAGCTCTTGAGTCTATGAAATACATCTCTATATTGAGAGAAAACAATATAAATGCCGAAATGTTTCCAGATAGTCAAAACATAAAAAAACAGATTTCTTACGCCAACAAAAGAAATATCCCTTTTATAGCTATGATAGGAGATGAAGAATTAAAAAGTGATTTTATAACTGTTAAAAACATGTCTGAAGCAAAACAAGACAGATATACTATAGACGAACTGTTAAATATTTTTTCCTTATGA
- a CDS encoding potassium channel family protein, which translates to MSKKGKFAVIGLGQFGFAIARTLTEKGADVIAIDNRKEVIDEIKDKVTYPVMLESTDKNALISQDIQNMDAVVVAIGEDFQSLLLTTFILQELNVKRIISRANGEDQKKILTKMGIKELLSPEDEVGISVAQTLINPELIMSMPLPNDYEIVEITAPKKIINRSIEDMGLRQKYELNLVTLLREEKIEGEQEKREGEREEEEIKTEHNIIGVPDSDTIIKENDRLLIFGKIKKIERFIEINK; encoded by the coding sequence ATGTCTAAAAAAGGGAAATTTGCCGTTATAGGATTAGGTCAATTTGGTTTTGCTATAGCCCGTACTTTAACAGAAAAAGGAGCTGACGTAATAGCTATAGATAACCGAAAAGAAGTAATAGATGAAATAAAAGATAAAGTGACTTATCCTGTAATGTTAGAATCTACAGATAAAAATGCTTTGATCTCTCAGGATATACAAAATATGGATGCCGTTGTAGTGGCTATAGGAGAAGATTTTCAGTCTTTATTGCTGACTACTTTCATACTTCAAGAACTGAATGTAAAGAGAATTATCTCGAGAGCCAATGGGGAAGATCAGAAGAAAATCTTAACCAAAATGGGGATTAAAGAACTACTTTCTCCAGAGGATGAGGTAGGCATTTCAGTAGCTCAAACACTTATTAATCCAGAATTGATAATGAGCATGCCATTGCCAAATGACTACGAAATAGTAGAAATTACCGCTCCAAAAAAAATAATCAATAGAAGCATAGAAGATATGGGTTTAAGACAAAAATATGAACTCAACTTAGTGACCCTTCTAAGGGAAGAAAAAATAGAAGGAGAACAAGAAAAAAGAGAAGGAGAAAGAGAGGAAGAAGAAATTAAAACAGAACATAACATTATAGGGGTTCCCGATAGTGATACCATTATAAAAGAAAATGATAGACTTCTGATTTTTGGCAAGATAAAAAAGATCGAAAGATTCATAGAGATAAATAAATAA
- a CDS encoding cob(I)yrinic acid a,c-diamide adenosyltransferase produces MKIYTKRGDSGVTDLIGSERVSKSNLQIKCCGEIDELNAYLGLINSLHRNEVIVEIQHKLFVVGTMLATSLNKSFSCSLQEKDIIFLEREIDAISDELPSLRRFILPLGSVESSHYHIVRAICRRAERSIVLLDQDAKRYQIVLRYINRLSDLLFVLARKNANGREIFWEK; encoded by the coding sequence ATGAAGATATACACAAAAAGAGGCGATAGTGGAGTCACAGACTTAATAGGTTCTGAGAGGGTTAGCAAATCTAATTTGCAGATAAAGTGTTGCGGTGAGATAGATGAGCTAAACGCTTATTTAGGCCTGATAAATTCATTACATCGCAATGAGGTTATAGTTGAGATACAACATAAGTTATTTGTTGTAGGGACTATGTTAGCAACGTCTTTGAATAAGAGTTTTAGTTGTTCTCTACAGGAGAAAGATATTATTTTTCTAGAAAGAGAGATAGATGCTATTTCTGATGAATTACCTTCATTAAGGCGGTTTATACTTCCTTTGGGCAGTGTTGAATCTTCTCATTATCACATTGTTAGGGCTATATGCAGAAGAGCTGAGAGAAGTATAGTTCTATTAGATCAAGATGCTAAACGGTATCAAATAGTATTGAGATATATCAATAGGTTATCAGATTTATTATTCGTGTTAGCTAGAAAAAATGCTAACGGCAGAGAGATTTTTTGGGAAAAATAA
- a CDS encoding DUF2795 domain-containing protein — translation MYWTLELASHLSDAPWPATKEELIDYAIRIGAPLEVIENLEAIEEDDSDAVYDSIEDIWPDYPTDEDFLWNEEEY, via the coding sequence ATGTATTGGACATTAGAATTAGCTTCTCATCTGAGTGATGCTCCTTGGCCAGCTACAAAGGAGGAATTGATAGATTATGCAATTAGAATAGGTGCTCCCCTAGAGGTTATAGAAAATCTTGAAGCTATAGAGGAGGATGATTCCGATGCTGTATACGACAGCATAGAAGACATATGGCCTGACTATCCTACAGATGAAGACTTTTTGTGGAATGAAGAGGAATATTAG